One genomic region from Salvia hispanica cultivar TCC Black 2014 chromosome 2, UniMelb_Shisp_WGS_1.0, whole genome shotgun sequence encodes:
- the LOC125206603 gene encoding LOW QUALITY PROTEIN: F-box/LRR-repeat protein At3g58940-like (The sequence of the model RefSeq protein was modified relative to this genomic sequence to represent the inferred CDS: deleted 2 bases in 1 codon) translates to MDDRISELPDDILQHILSFIDTCEVVRTSILSKRWKHQWRFLLNKEDRITQLPVDRTDDLRRDLLTRGPYHFVSEFLSHRDAAAPLHDFHLSLDTNLWVRKDLALVEECVLYAINQGVQSLRLHVPKDVPLRLPASLLTSTMLRELVIRQKHQDSRVRIPARFSLPNLKTLYLDVDLSFNYDDWMEPFSGLPELEKLSVRVSNDFVLKAPPKLRVLEIFGTSSPIRIEVISAPLLTSFRYEGLEPFECSKMNLPMLEEVDLDIHGIIYETLKWNCVKLLHQLGNATIVSLTLNTLMILELDGGPIEQTPPFPNLKCLKVRKGLYSDHTVHQSVMNYLTIGTLYFGSSLKVEIPRDVAVVQQHPQVYDQL, encoded by the exons aTGGATGATAGAATCAGCGAACTCCCTGATGATATTCTTCAACACATCCTCTCCTTTATCGACACATGTGAAGTTGTACGAACTTCCATTCTCTCCAAGAGATGGAAACACCAGTGGCGTTTCCTCCTCAACAAGGAAGACAGAATAACCCAATTGCCGGTTGATAGAAC AGATGATCTTCGGCGAGATTTGCTAACTCGAGGACCCTATCACTTTGTCTCCGAATTCCTCTCTCACCGCGACGCTGCTGCTCCCCTTCACGACTTCCACCTCTCACTCGACACCAATCTTTGGGTCCGTAAAGATTTGGCACTCGTGGAGGAATGCGTGCTCTATGCCATCAATCAGGGCGTTCAATCCCTCCGCCTCCACGTGCCCAAAGATGTACCTCTGAGGCTTCCCGCCTCGCTTTTAACATCCACGATGCTGCGGGAGCTCGTGATCAGGCAGAAA CACCAGGATTCGAGGGTTCGTATACCAGCACGGTTTTCTTTGccaaatttgaaaaccctTTACCTTGACGTCGATTTGTCCTTCAACTATGATGACTGGATGGAGCCTTTTTCTGGCCTCCCGGAGCTCGAGAAACTTTCCGTGAGAGTATCGAATGACTTTGTTTTAAAGGCTCCTCCCAAGCTTAGAGTTCTTGAAATCTTTGGAACTAGTTCTCCTATCCGAATCGAAGTGATTTCCGCTCCGTTGCTTACCTCGTTTAGATACGAGGGTCTTGAACCTTTCGAATGTTCGAAGATGAATCTCCCGATGTTGGAGGAAGTCGATTTAGACATTCATGGAATTATTTACGAAACATTGAAATGGAATTGTGTTAAGTTGCTTCACCAACTTGGAAATGCTACCATTGTTTCACTCACTTTGAACACTCTTATG ATTCTTGAACTGGATGGTGGTCCCATTGAACAAACTCCTCCATTTCCGAACCTCAAATGTCTCAAGGTGAGGAAAGGACTTTACTCGGATCATACAGTGCATCAGAGTGTAATGAACTATTTGACAATAGGAACTTTGTATTTTGGGTCATCATTGAAGGTAGAGATTCCTCGTGATGTGGCTGTGGTTCAACAGCATCCCCAAGTCTATgatcaattataa